In Trichocoleus sp., the genomic stretch CGCAGATATACCAAGTTCCAGGAGCTTCCAAATTGTAGGGAGCTAACACATCCGGTTCAGAGGGTTCTGCCAAAATGCGAGTTGGCTGTTCAATTTTTGTTTCTGTAGTGCTGGTTGACTGCAAATAAGTAAACAGGGCATAGTGTCCAACGTGCCAAGTTCCAGGGGCTTCCAGGCTTTCAGGAGGAACGTCTGGGAAAACGATCGGACTCGACACTGCGGCTTTGGAGTTCTCAATCGGAAAGGTTAGCATCATGCCAATAATTTCATCTTCCTGCTCTGCCAGCACACAGTTCTTGTAGCTGAACAGGCTATTTAGATTGGCGTAACGTCTCGCGCCGATTTCGATCAAGGTTAACCCTGGATAATCTTCTGTTAGCGTACTCCAGACATACTCTGAAACTCCATCAGATGCAATTCTCATAAGTTGAGCGATCGTGTTGCAGTCATCCAGAGTTGCTGAGCGAAATATCGTTTTAGTTGCAGTTTTCATGTCAATAATTCCTCAAACTGATCAGGACATTAGTGCTTGCGAATGATGTAGTAGTCGTTCTGGAAATCATGGGCGAGCTGTTTGATTTCAACTTGCCTAAACCCGGCATTTGCCAGCAGTTCTAGTGCTTTTTCCTTACCCCACATTGCGCCTAATCCCATGCCGCC encodes the following:
- a CDS encoding GNAT family N-acetyltransferase; its protein translation is MKTATKTIFRSATLDDCNTIAQLMRIASDGVSEYVWSTLTEDYPGLTLIEIGARRYANLNSLFSYKNCVLAEQEDEIIGMMLTFPIENSKAAVSSPIVFPDVPPESLEAPGTWHVGHYALFTYLQSTSTTETKIEQPTRILAEPSEPDVLAPYNLEAPGTWYICALALFPEFRGRGIGTQFLQLAHQQAAERGFSELSLLCFEQNIGALKLYQRNGFKEIDRTPVVPHPLIHYTGDILLMTAPVQV